From Sporosarcina sp. Te-1, the proteins below share one genomic window:
- a CDS encoding EscU/YscU/HrcU family type III secretion system export apparatus switch protein: protein MNENKHKRHEAVALSYDPGSLEAPKVVAKGKGKIADNILEKAAEHGIPVQQDPTLIELLGNLDVNETIPEPLYQAVAEVFAYIYQLDREYGKNSRKYVENH, encoded by the coding sequence ATGAATGAAAACAAACATAAACGCCATGAAGCTGTCGCCTTATCCTATGATCCAGGATCTCTGGAAGCCCCTAAAGTGGTGGCAAAGGGGAAGGGCAAAATTGCCGACAATATATTAGAAAAAGCGGCGGAGCATGGCATACCAGTGCAGCAAGACCCGACGCTTATCGAGCTCCTTGGAAATTTGGATGTCAATGAAACGATTCCGGAGCCATTATACCAGGCAGTTGCTGAAGTGTTTGCATACATTTACCAGCTGGACCGGGAATATGGAAAAAACAGTAGGAAATATGTCGAAAATCATTAA
- a CDS encoding ribonuclease HII → MKTIKEITERLQNTKIPEPWMDELKEDSRAGVKNELERWRRRYEKQLIKEAAYMEKKEFDASHMPYDGALLAGIDEAGRGPLAGPVVCAAVILPRETQILIGLDDSKKISKPERNRLAELIKQIAVSYSIHIQSSERIDELNIYSATKKSMETAIEDLQVRPDIVLADAMPLHVSCKAVSVVKGDAKSLAIAAASILAKTTRDTLMEQWHEKYPMYNFKQNAGYGTEEHVEALHAFGPCEIHRKTFEPVKSVMERGLFANEPSDDQSSHWGSPHTK, encoded by the coding sequence ATGAAGACGATAAAGGAAATTACGGAACGGTTGCAAAATACAAAAATACCGGAACCGTGGATGGATGAATTGAAGGAAGATTCTCGAGCTGGCGTAAAGAATGAATTGGAGCGCTGGCGGCGGCGCTATGAGAAGCAATTGATCAAAGAAGCGGCATACATGGAGAAAAAAGAATTCGATGCCTCTCATATGCCGTACGATGGTGCACTGCTTGCAGGAATTGACGAAGCGGGCAGAGGGCCTCTTGCAGGGCCAGTCGTTTGTGCGGCAGTGATCTTGCCACGAGAAACACAAATCTTAATCGGTTTAGACGATTCGAAAAAAATATCGAAACCGGAACGTAACCGTCTCGCGGAATTGATCAAACAAATAGCAGTCAGTTATTCAATACATATCCAATCATCCGAACGTATTGACGAGTTGAATATTTATTCGGCTACAAAGAAATCAATGGAGACGGCTATCGAGGACTTGCAGGTCCGGCCGGATATCGTCCTTGCCGACGCCATGCCATTGCATGTCAGCTGCAAAGCTGTTTCTGTCGTGAAGGGGGATGCTAAAAGTTTGGCAATTGCGGCGGCCTCGATTCTGGCAAAAACTACGCGGGATACACTGATGGAGCAGTGGCACGAAAAATATCCGATGTATAATTTTAAGCAGAATGCAGGCTATGGAACGGAAGAACATGTCGAAGCCCTGCATGCCTTTGGTCCTTGTGAAATTCACAGAAAAACCTTCGAACCGGTAAAATCAGTAATGGAAAGGGGCTTGTTTGCCAATGAGCCATCCGATGATCAATCAAGTCACTGGGGGAGTCCTCACACAAAATAA
- the ylqF gene encoding ribosome biogenesis GTPase YlqF, producing MTIQWFPGHMAKARREVTEQLKLVDIVFELIDARLPLSSRNPMIDEVIGQKPRLLILNKMDLADDRETAKWIRYFESKDLHAVAINSFEGKGLQAVTKAAKDILAPKIERMKRRGIRPGAIRAMIVGIPNVGKSTLINRLAKKNIAKTGNKPGVTKAQQWIKFGKELELLDTPGILWPKFEDQSVGYKLALTGAIKDTIVNMENLAVYGLRYLEQHYPERLAERYHIDEVGDDIAAVFDQIGEARKVYAAGGEIDYEKVAELIVQDIRNELLGKLTFDFVSEMEEQADAMLE from the coding sequence ATGACCATACAATGGTTTCCGGGGCATATGGCCAAGGCCAGAAGGGAAGTTACCGAGCAGCTCAAACTGGTCGATATCGTTTTTGAATTAATTGACGCGAGATTGCCGTTATCCTCCCGAAACCCAATGATCGATGAGGTGATCGGGCAAAAGCCAAGGCTTCTCATACTGAATAAAATGGATTTAGCGGACGATCGAGAAACGGCCAAGTGGATCCGGTATTTTGAAAGCAAAGACCTTCACGCTGTTGCGATCAACTCCTTTGAAGGAAAGGGACTGCAAGCAGTAACGAAAGCTGCAAAGGATATTCTGGCTCCTAAAATTGAACGGATGAAAAGAAGAGGCATACGGCCGGGCGCAATCAGGGCGATGATTGTCGGCATTCCGAATGTTGGAAAATCAACGCTGATTAATCGTTTGGCAAAGAAAAACATCGCAAAGACCGGGAATAAACCTGGCGTGACAAAAGCACAACAATGGATCAAGTTCGGAAAGGAACTTGAACTTCTCGATACACCGGGGATCCTGTGGCCTAAATTTGAGGATCAATCGGTCGGTTATAAGCTGGCGCTTACTGGAGCCATAAAAGATACAATCGTCAATATGGAGAACTTGGCTGTTTACGGCCTCCGTTATCTGGAACAGCATTATCCGGAACGATTGGCGGAACGTTACCATATTGATGAGGTTGGAGATGACATCGCTGCTGTATTTGACCAAATCGGCGAAGCTCGGAAAGTGTATGCCGCAGGTGGCGAAATCGATTATGAAAAAGTGGCCGAGCTGATTGTACAAGATATCCGAAATGAATTGTTAGGGAAGTTGACGTTCGATTTTGTGAGCGAAATGGAAGAACAAGCTGATGCAATGTTGGAATAA
- the lepB gene encoding signal peptidase I, which yields MKEKKTKNETLEWVKALLIAFGLAAIIRIFLFTPIVVDGISMMPTLEHGDRMIVNKIGYTIGTPSRFDIVVFHAPEQKDYIKRVIGLPGDTVEYRDDVLYINGKAYDEPYLDQYKKSVTDGPLTEDFTLEEKIDRKTVPEGYVFVMGDNRRKSKDSRHIGAVPIDEIIGSTKFVFWPIEDFGIVK from the coding sequence ATGAAAGAGAAAAAAACAAAAAATGAAACACTGGAATGGGTAAAAGCCTTACTGATCGCTTTTGGACTAGCTGCCATCATACGTATTTTCTTATTTACACCAATCGTAGTGGATGGCATCTCCATGATGCCGACACTGGAGCACGGTGATCGGATGATTGTAAATAAAATTGGATATACCATCGGCACGCCGAGTCGTTTCGATATCGTTGTCTTTCATGCTCCCGAACAAAAAGATTATATTAAGCGGGTCATCGGTTTGCCGGGTGACACAGTAGAATATCGAGATGACGTATTGTATATAAACGGCAAAGCGTATGACGAGCCGTATTTAGATCAATACAAAAAGTCGGTGACGGATGGCCCGTTGACCGAAGACTTCACACTGGAAGAAAAAATCGATAGGAAAACTGTGCCGGAAGGATATGTTTTCGTAATGGGTGATAATCGAAGAAAAAGCAAGGATTCCAGACATATTGGCGCAGTTCCAATAGACGAAATCATAGGCAGCACAAAATTTGTCTTCTGGCCTATCGAAGACTTCGGCATAGTGAAATGA
- the rplS gene encoding 50S ribosomal protein L19 codes for MQNIIAEVTKDQLRSDLPSFRPGDTVRLHVKIIEGTRERIQIFEGVVIKRRGGGISETFTVRKISNGVGVERTFPVHTPKITKIEVTRRGKVRRAKLYYLRNLRGKAARIKELR; via the coding sequence ATGCAAAACATTATTGCAGAAGTAACAAAAGATCAGCTTCGTTCGGATCTTCCAAGTTTCCGTCCTGGGGACACAGTCCGCTTGCACGTGAAAATCATCGAGGGTACACGCGAACGTATCCAAATCTTCGAAGGTGTTGTCATTAAGCGTCGTGGAGGCGGAATCAGCGAAACTTTCACTGTCCGTAAAATCTCCAACGGTGTCGGTGTTGAACGTACATTCCCTGTACATACACCAAAGATCACCAAAATCGAAGTGACACGCCGTGGTAAAGTACGCCGTGCGAAATTGTACTATCTTCGCAACCTGCGCGGAAAAGCTGCACGTATCAAAGAACTTCGCTAA
- the trmD gene encoding tRNA (guanosine(37)-N1)-methyltransferase TrmD: MRIDVLSLFPEMFEGVFHSSIMKKAQENEAVSFGITDFREYSPNKHKKVDDYPYGGGAGMVLKPEPLFAAVKDLTAKSEKRPRIILMCPQGETFTQKKAEELAAEEQLIFLCGHYEGYDERIREHLVTDELSIGDFILTGGELAAMTMIDSIVRLLPNVLGNSDSSVLDSFSTGLLEHPQYTRPADFEGMKVPEVLLSGNHAEIEKWREEQSLRRTYERRKDLLENAPLTAHQQKVLEQLRRQEN; the protein is encoded by the coding sequence ATGAGAATCGACGTGTTATCTTTGTTTCCGGAAATGTTCGAGGGAGTATTTCACTCCTCTATCATGAAAAAAGCGCAGGAAAATGAAGCGGTCTCTTTCGGAATTACGGATTTCCGCGAGTATTCCCCAAATAAACATAAGAAGGTCGATGATTATCCATACGGCGGCGGGGCTGGTATGGTTTTGAAGCCGGAACCCCTCTTTGCGGCGGTGAAGGACTTGACAGCCAAATCGGAGAAGCGTCCTCGAATTATTCTCATGTGCCCGCAAGGTGAAACGTTTACGCAGAAAAAGGCTGAGGAATTGGCTGCGGAAGAACAGTTGATTTTCCTTTGCGGCCATTATGAAGGATACGATGAGAGGATCCGAGAACATCTGGTCACGGATGAACTGTCGATTGGCGATTTTATTTTGACAGGCGGTGAGCTCGCTGCAATGACGATGATTGACAGCATTGTCAGATTGCTTCCCAATGTATTGGGGAATTCGGATTCATCTGTTCTCGATTCGTTCTCGACGGGTTTGCTTGAGCATCCTCAGTATACACGCCCCGCCGATTTTGAAGGGATGAAAGTCCCTGAAGTTCTCCTGTCTGGTAATCATGCGGAAATCGAAAAATGGCGCGAAGAACAGTCGCTCCGACGGACGTATGAACGAAGAAAAGACCTGCTTGAAAACGCGCCTTTGACGGCACATCAGCAAAAGGTTCTCGAACAGCTAAGACGGCAAGAAAATTGA
- the rimM gene encoding ribosome maturation factor RimM (Essential for efficient processing of 16S rRNA), producing MQWFNVGKIVNTHGIRGEVRVISRTDFPEERYAVGSKLALFLPDEKKPLPVIVASHRRHKNFDLLTFEGHTNINDVEKYRDGILKVSEEQLGDLEEGEFYYHEIIGCTVFADSGEELGKVTEILETGSNDVWTVTPDKGKPHYIPYIADVVKEVDIEAKKIIIEPLEGLLS from the coding sequence ATGCAATGGTTTAACGTCGGGAAAATAGTGAATACGCATGGAATCCGTGGTGAAGTACGGGTCATATCACGAACAGACTTTCCGGAGGAGCGGTATGCAGTCGGAAGTAAGCTGGCTTTATTTCTTCCGGATGAAAAGAAACCTTTGCCGGTAATTGTGGCGAGCCACCGTCGCCACAAAAATTTCGATCTTTTAACATTTGAAGGCCATACAAATATCAATGATGTCGAAAAATATAGAGATGGAATCTTGAAAGTCTCTGAAGAACAGCTGGGCGATTTGGAAGAGGGAGAGTTTTACTACCACGAGATCATCGGCTGTACTGTATTTGCGGATTCAGGAGAAGAACTCGGAAAAGTGACCGAGATATTGGAAACCGGTTCAAATGATGTTTGGACGGTCACCCCCGATAAAGGAAAGCCGCATTACATTCCCTATATTGCAGATGTGGTGAAAGAAGTCGATATTGAAGCGAAGAAAATAATCATTGAACCATTGGAAGGGCTCCTTTCATGA
- a CDS encoding KH domain-containing protein: MKQLIETIVKPLVDHPGDVRIDVDEQGHRITYKLSVNPEDMGKVIGKQGRVAKAIRTIVYSAAGSHHGKKVYLDIVD; the protein is encoded by the coding sequence ATGAAGCAGCTGATTGAAACAATTGTCAAACCGTTAGTCGATCATCCGGGAGATGTTCGAATCGATGTCGATGAACAAGGACATCGGATTACGTACAAACTTTCCGTCAATCCCGAAGATATGGGAAAGGTGATCGGGAAGCAGGGACGTGTGGCGAAAGCGATACGTACTATTGTTTATTCAGCAGCAGGAAGTCACCACGGTAAGAAAGTTTACCTAGACATAGTCGACTAA
- the rpsP gene encoding 30S ribosomal protein S16 translates to MSVKIRLKRMGAKKTPFYRIVVADSRSPRDGRQIETVGTYNPLTKPAEVKIDEELALKWLQNGAKPSDTVRNLFSEQGIMEKFHNAKYGK, encoded by the coding sequence ATGTCAGTAAAAATTCGTCTTAAACGTATGGGAGCAAAGAAAACTCCTTTCTATCGTATTGTAGTAGCAGATTCACGTTCACCACGTGATGGCCGTCAAATCGAAACAGTTGGAACATACAATCCACTAACGAAGCCGGCTGAAGTAAAAATTGACGAAGAACTAGCGCTTAAATGGCTTCAAAATGGTGCAAAACCTTCAGATACAGTTCGTAATCTGTTCTCTGAACAAGGCATCATGGAGAAATTCCATAACGCAAAATACGGTAAATAA
- the ffh gene encoding signal recognition particle protein, with amino-acid sequence MAFEGLAQRLQGTLQKITGKGKISESDVKEMMREVRFALIEADVNLKVVKEFVKTVSERAVGQDVMKSLTPGQQVVKIVKDELTNLMGGEQNPIQFSRKPPTVIMMVGLQGAGKTTTTGKLATVLRKRHNKKPLLVAADIYRPAAIQQLETLGKQLTIPVFSLGTEVSPVEIARQALKEAEENHHDVVIIDTAGRLHVDEDLMQELKDIRELSKPDETFLVVDAMTGQDAVNVAKAFDEAIGITGVVLTKLDGDTRGGAALSIRSVTEKPIKFVGMGEKMDALEPFHPERMASRILGMGDVMSLIEKAQANVDEEKAKELEQKFRTQTFTLDDFLDQLQQVRKMGPLDELLKMMPGFNKIKGIENAQVDESQMGRVEAVIYSMTKEERTTPELINASRRKRIAKGSGTSIQEVNRLLKQFEEMKKMVKQMTNMQQKGKKKMKMPGFDSFFK; translated from the coding sequence ATGGCATTTGAAGGTTTAGCCCAGCGCCTGCAAGGGACGCTTCAAAAAATTACGGGTAAAGGCAAGATTAGCGAATCTGACGTAAAAGAGATGATGCGCGAAGTACGGTTTGCGCTTATTGAGGCAGACGTTAACTTGAAAGTAGTTAAAGAGTTTGTCAAGACGGTAAGTGAACGGGCTGTTGGGCAAGACGTCATGAAAAGCCTGACACCTGGCCAACAAGTTGTAAAAATAGTAAAAGATGAACTGACCAACCTAATGGGTGGGGAGCAGAACCCTATCCAATTCTCCCGTAAGCCGCCGACTGTCATTATGATGGTCGGTCTGCAAGGGGCTGGTAAAACGACGACCACCGGGAAACTGGCGACTGTCTTGCGGAAACGGCATAATAAAAAGCCGCTTCTTGTCGCCGCGGATATTTATCGTCCTGCCGCGATTCAACAATTGGAGACGTTAGGGAAGCAACTGACGATCCCTGTTTTCTCTTTGGGTACCGAGGTTTCTCCCGTGGAAATTGCGCGTCAAGCATTGAAGGAAGCAGAAGAAAATCACCATGATGTCGTCATTATTGATACCGCAGGACGTTTGCATGTCGATGAAGACTTGATGCAGGAATTGAAAGATATCCGGGAATTAAGTAAACCGGATGAAACTTTCCTCGTTGTCGATGCGATGACAGGGCAAGATGCGGTGAATGTGGCAAAAGCTTTCGATGAAGCAATCGGGATAACGGGTGTCGTGTTAACGAAACTTGATGGAGATACCCGAGGCGGAGCCGCGCTTTCCATCCGTTCCGTCACGGAAAAGCCAATTAAGTTTGTCGGGATGGGTGAAAAGATGGATGCTCTTGAACCATTCCATCCAGAGCGCATGGCTTCCCGTATATTAGGCATGGGCGATGTCATGTCTTTGATCGAGAAGGCCCAAGCCAACGTCGACGAAGAGAAGGCGAAAGAGCTTGAGCAGAAATTCAGGACGCAGACATTCACGCTGGATGATTTTCTGGATCAACTTCAGCAAGTCAGAAAAATGGGCCCTCTTGATGAATTGTTGAAGATGATGCCTGGTTTCAATAAAATCAAAGGCATAGAAAACGCTCAAGTTGATGAAAGTCAAATGGGCAGAGTGGAAGCGGTCATTTACTCCATGACCAAGGAAGAAAGGACAACGCCTGAACTCATTAATGCCAGTCGTCGTAAACGGATCGCTAAAGGATCGGGAACGTCTATTCAGGAAGTTAACCGTCTGTTAAAGCAATTCGAGGAAATGAAGAAGATGGTCAAGCAGATGACAAACATGCAGCAAAAAGGCAAAAAGAAGATGAAAATGCCCGGTTTCGATTCGTTTTTCAAGTGA
- a CDS encoding putative DNA-binding protein, protein MLEKTTRVNFLFDFYQSLLTDKQRVYMQLYYLDDLSLGEIAEEYGVSRQAVYDNVRRTESMLEDYEEKLNLFSKFQNRMDIIERLEELLDDQNDPSQEIRGLVSRLKEHE, encoded by the coding sequence ATGTTGGAAAAAACGACTCGCGTTAATTTCCTCTTTGATTTTTACCAATCGCTGTTGACCGATAAGCAAAGGGTATATATGCAATTATATTATTTGGACGATTTATCTCTTGGCGAGATCGCCGAGGAATATGGCGTTTCTCGGCAAGCCGTCTATGATAATGTACGTCGGACTGAATCGATGCTCGAAGATTATGAGGAAAAGCTGAATCTATTTTCTAAATTTCAAAATAGGATGGACATCATTGAGCGTTTGGAAGAGTTGCTGGATGACCAGAATGACCCATCCCAGGAAATACGGGGATTGGTGAGCCGATTAAAAGAACACGAGTAG